The Lycium ferocissimum isolate CSIRO_LF1 chromosome 1, AGI_CSIRO_Lferr_CH_V1, whole genome shotgun sequence genome includes a region encoding these proteins:
- the LOC132059266 gene encoding alcohol dehydrogenase-like 7 isoform X1 → MRRNYWTLLSLLPLFKMSWSRCCLENSKCGTRFNSSDLWFGCNWVAEGARLCGPTRIISVDINSDKFEIGKQFGITEFVNSKSCGDKPVSQVIIEMTNGGADYCFECVGLATLVLEAFACCKCSKSILGKEKSTIVHRKK, encoded by the exons ATGAGAAGAAACTACTGGACTCTGCTCTCTCTTCTACCCCTTTTCAAGATGTCTTG GAGTAGGTGCTGCTTGGAAAACAGCAAATGTGGAACCAGGTTCAACAGTAGCGATCTTTGGTTTGGGTGCAATTGG GTTGCAGAGGGAGCAAGGCTATGTGGTCCCACCAGAATTATCAGCGTAGATATAAACTCGGACAAGTTTGAAATAG GGAAGCAATTTGGAATTACTGAGTTTGTCAATTCCAAAAGCTGTGGGGACAAACCTGTTAGTCAG GTGATAATTGAGATGACTAATGGAGGTGCTGACTATTGCTTTGAATGTGTTGGTCTGGCAACACTTGTGCTGGAAGCATTTGCCTGCTGCAAATGCAG CAAGTCAATTTTGGGCAAAGAGAAATCAACAATTGTGCATAGAAAGAAG TGA
- the LOC132059266 gene encoding alcohol dehydrogenase-like 7 isoform X2: protein MRRNYWTLLSLLPLFKMSWSRCCLENSKCGTRFNSSDLWFGCNWVAEGARLCGPTRIISVDINSDKFEIGKQFGITEFVNSKSCGDKPVSQVIIEMTNGGADYCFECVGLATLVLEAFACCKCSNDLFCLDQRVVFCV from the exons ATGAGAAGAAACTACTGGACTCTGCTCTCTCTTCTACCCCTTTTCAAGATGTCTTG GAGTAGGTGCTGCTTGGAAAACAGCAAATGTGGAACCAGGTTCAACAGTAGCGATCTTTGGTTTGGGTGCAATTGG GTTGCAGAGGGAGCAAGGCTATGTGGTCCCACCAGAATTATCAGCGTAGATATAAACTCGGACAAGTTTGAAATAG GGAAGCAATTTGGAATTACTGAGTTTGTCAATTCCAAAAGCTGTGGGGACAAACCTGTTAGTCAG GTGATAATTGAGATGACTAATGGAGGTGCTGACTATTGCTTTGAATGTGTTGGTCTGGCAACACTTGTGCTGGAAGCATTTGCCTGCTGCAAATGCAGCAA TGACCTCTTCTGCTTGGACCAGAGGGTGGTATTCTGCGTTTGA